The Manihot esculenta cultivar AM560-2 chromosome 1, M.esculenta_v8, whole genome shotgun sequence genome has a window encoding:
- the LOC110618945 gene encoding ran guanine nucleotide release factor has product MSEDFYSERPLFGGAIVSTFPLRFQDVSNVRQVPDHQEVFVDPARDESLIFELLDFKHDVGDNGSATWFLQDLATEQDAEGCTLIEHSGVVEAPGLHYRNIPSVVTTAVGQMAISKGRQGREAQNVVKVYLANLRLKAVATDVLITAYEPVLINPLSESASTVGAGLAVPAAQSGFLPMAEVFKLVVSTFKVNDWNLFGSSA; this is encoded by the exons ATGTCGGAAGATTTTTATTCGGAGCGCCCATTGTTTGGCGGTGCCATCGTTAGCACTTTCCCTCTTAGGTTTCAG GATGTAAGCAATGTTCGACAAGTTCCTGATCATCAG GAGGTATTTGTGGATCCTGCACGTGATGAAAGCTTGATCTTTGAGCTTTTAGATTTTAAGCATGATGTTGGAGATAATGGAAGTGCTACCTGGTTTCTTCAAGATCTTGCTACTGAACAAGATGCTGAAGGATGCACA TTGATTGAGCACTCTGGAGTAGTTGAGGCCCCTGGTTTGCATTACAGGAATATTCCTTCTGTTGTTACCACTGCTGTTGGCCAAATG GCAATTTCTAAGGGACGACAAGGAAGAGAAGCACAAAATGTTGTAAAG GTTTATTTGGCAAATTTACGCCTTAAAGCAGTTGCTACAGATGTGTTAATAACTGCATATGAACCGGTCTTAATAAA TCCTTTGAGTGAAAGCGCAAGCACAGTTGGCGCTGGTTTGGCAGTTCCTGCTGCACAATCTGGATTTTTGCCGATGGCTGAGGTCTTTAAGCTTGTTGTCTCTACCTTCAAAGTTAATGACTGGAACCTTTTTGGTAGTTCTGCGTGA